A genomic window from Leishmania donovani BPK282A1 complete genome, chromosome 16 includes:
- a CDS encoding dihydroorotase, putative: MSSAPMSATAVVQLPPLIDCHVHFREPGLEHKADIASESTAAYYGGITVACDMPNTSPPTQSIAALADKVARSKATAHADCQLFFFFGATAEAHLQELQELWTNPAHAELKTHCCGLKLYLDNSTGNMKSSRSVVEKSFEMCGRLQIVLVAHCEQSEINDAAAAQHPYDGPASHSLRRPADSEAASVQSAIDLARQCRTPLHLAHVSTAQSLDLVREARAADPTLQLTCEVTPHHLFLTTSDYSCCGARVKVNPPVRPPPHHEALWAGLLDGTVDCVGTDHAPHTIAEKDHCDGAAQPPSGMPAIEVVVPLLLTVVAGHWPHPTAAKPSTLAAAEQQGCTLTLDDIVRVLHTNPNRIFNLRQPDAPHRSFDLACEWTVRGEELHSKCRWSPYEGWRLRGRALAKE; this comes from the coding sequence ATGTCCTCGGCCCCCatgtcggcgacggcggtcgtgcagctgccaccTCTTATCGACTGCCACGTGCACTTCCGCGAGCCTGGCCTCGAGCACAAGGCAGACATCGCCAGTGAAAGCACCGCGGCGTACTACGGCGGCATCACTGTTGCCTGCGACATGCCCAACACGAGCCCGCCGACGCAGAGCATCGCTGCACTGGCGGACAAGGTGGCGCGCTCCAAGGCCACCGCCCACGCCGACTGCCagctctttttcttctttggcgCGACGGCCGAGGCGCACCTGCAGGAACTCCAGGAGCTCTGGACAAACCCGGCGCACGCGGAGCTCAAGACTCATTGCTGCGGACTGAAGCTGTACCTCGACAACTCCACCGGCAACATGAAGTCGAGCCGCTCGGTCGTGGAGAAGAGCTTCGAGATGTGTGGGCGTCTTCAGATCGTGCTCGTCGCCCACTGTGAGCAGTCGGAGAtcaacgacgccgctgccgctcagcACCCCTATGACGGCCCTGCTTCGCactcgctgcggcgccccGCAGATTCGGAGGCGGCTTCGGTGCAGAGTGCCATCGACCTGGCACGCCAGTGCCGCACGCCGCTTCATCTCGCCCACGTCTCGACGGCGCAGAGCCTCGACTTGGTCCGCGAGGCCCGCGCGGCCGACccgacgctgcagctcaccTGCGAGGTGACCCCACATCACCTGTTTCTCACGACCTCCGACTACTCGTGCTGTGGCGCGCGTGTGAAGGTGAACCCGCCGGTCCGACCCCCGCCGCACCATGAGGCGCTCTGGGCCGGGCTCTTGGACGGCACCGTAGACTGCGTCGGCACTGACCACGCGCCGCACACGATCGCCGAGAAGGATCAttgcgacggcgccgcccagCCGCCAAGTGGAATGCCGGCCATCGAAGTTGTGGTTCCACTGCTGCTGACCGTGGTGGCGGGCCACTGGCCGCAcccgacggcggcgaagccgTCTAcgctcgctgcggcggagcagcaggggTGCACGCTGACGCTGGACGAcattgtgcgcgtgcttcaCACGAATCCGAATCGCATCTTTAATCTGCGACAGCCcgacgcgccgcaccgctccTTCGACCTCGCGTGCGAGTGGACTGTCcgcggcgaggagctgcatTCCAAGTGCCGATGGTCCCCGTACGAGGGTTGGCGCCTGCGCGGGCGCGCCCTGGCAAAGGAGTGA